A window of Lemur catta isolate mLemCat1 chromosome Y, mLemCat1.pri, whole genome shotgun sequence contains these coding sequences:
- the LOC123629086 gene encoding thymosin beta-4 produces the protein MSDKPDMAEIEKFDKSKLKKTETQEKNPLPSKETIEQEKQAGES, from the exons ATGTCTGACAAGCCCGATATGGCTGAGATCGAGAAATTCGATAAGTCgaaattgaagaagacagaaaCGCAAGAGAAAAATCCACTGCCTTCCAAAGAAA CAATTGAACAGGAGAAGCAAGCAGGCGAGTCGTAA